Part of the Penicillium digitatum chromosome 4, complete sequence genome is shown below.
GAGGTGGTTGTACCTATGTAGTACACCCTGCATTTGTGGTGGcttctgtttctgtttctgGCTTCCCATCTTCCAAGAACACGGTCTGTTGCCCGACCCTACCATTCCTGCTTTGCAGTTCAGATCATGATTTTCATCGCGGACCCTCATCCTTTGCAACAACACTGTAGATAGAGTGGATCGTGCATGAACCCGATTCCCCCCTTCTCTtccgccccccccccccccccccccccccccccccccccccagccaTCTACCTCGTGCCCGTGATTTGTCTGGACTGTGCTCAGCACTCGTGGTCGTGATGGGTCTCAGCACGGGACGTACCTAACATCGGGACTGACCCAGTAATGTGCACTCCTGTTATTTTTGTCTACTGGGCCTCCTTCCTTTCCGGGATACGCTTTGCAGAAGGAATGATTGGGGCTTCTAGAAATGTAGGGGCATCCGGGATGGTGCATATAGCGTGTTTTAGGGATGCAGTACTACAACCAAGATTCAGGGTCTCAATCTAGCTCTCGATGTCGTGATGCAAGATGTCTGCCACGGGTCTGGGATTCGACTTTTGATGCTTGCTCTGCCACGAGGGTGACAGGGGAGCTATTCTCCGGCTTATGCAAGCATGGGGGCGGGGTACGGAGGACAGGGTAACTGAGTCCAATGTACCCGATGTGGGGAGAGTGATTGACCTCTTACACTGTAAATGAATGCTCTGCACATAGTCCGAGATAGGATGGATATACGTTGTTGGAACCCAAGAAGATCCAACTGAGACGGGTTGAGTTTGGggcgtatgttgtaggagtTCAGGATCCACTGAAAGTGTAAAAAAACCGATAAGCCAAGGCCTCCGGGCCAGGCTTATTTATTGATTTATTGATTTATTGAATTtcttttattttatttttattgatttttttggggttctCTTGTGTGGATTCGTGAGCTCGGAGTTCGGTATCGACGTGAAGTTTCTTTGGTCGGATCCATGGGACCTCCCGTTTAATAAGATTCCACCCACGGTCCTATCTTTTAGGGGATCTTTTCCCACTCCGGACAGTGATCAGTGATGTACATCTATGGGGAGAGGGGGGACTTCCCAATTCCGTAACATCTGCTGGTAGTAGCCTTACATTCCACATTGGGAATAGTGCCTCCTCTGCGAGTTGCCTAAATCAGCGTAGGGCCTGGTATTTCTCTTGGCTTTGGGGCAAACCCGTTCCGTGGGAGCTTGGACCCGATGTGAAAGCTCCACGTCCACGCGGGATTTGGAATATCAGAGTCACCGTCGCCTCGTTGACCGTTTCCCAGGGATTTCTGTTGGATTGAATTTCTCACAAGGCTGGTCCAATGGGGAATTCCCCTTTCTTTTCATGATTTTGTTCTCTGAAACGATCGAGGTACTTCCAGAAGGGAAATAaccccccacccccccccgTCTAATCGCCCACAACTGGTAGCGAACGCGATCTCCCAAGTCCACGGGCGATTTCGTTCAGTTTCTTATTATAAACCAGGGAAAGACCGACTGGAAAGTACGCCTCAGCCGCACTCCTGGTGGCTCTAATGCAATCCCCCTGTCGTGTCCGGAGTAAATTTAGCACAGCTTATGCTCTGATCATCCCGCAGAGCGATCATTGCCTCCACGCCCATGGTGGGGTGTCCCCCTAGATCTAATCTCAGTTAGCCTAAATTGGCCTTAGGTTGGATTTATTTTTGATTTTATGAGCCTGAATGTTTTGGATTAAATTCatgaatttcctttttttagtttttttttatattttATTTTTATAAAACAGATTAATTTCCTCCAATTTACCCAAAGTCTATTAATCCTTGTAGATCTGAATAGCCCGTCTAGCATATCGTTCCCTCTATATCAGTCCatcctctcctcttcttcatctcttcttTCTAGATTCTCTGCAGCTGACATCTTCATACTTCAAAGCCTCCGATCTAGAGATCATTTCTAGTCCTCCTGGTCCCTTTCTCGTCCATTCTCTTTACCCATCATGACCCGGGGATCCACAAAGCGTACCAGTCCAAGCCACATCGTGTCTGTCTTGAACCCACCGTCCATCTCGTCGTCACCAGAGCCGCAAGAAGGGGCCCTGAAATCCAACATGACGGGCCGGAAGAACAACTCGCGTAAAAACGCTCCGGATACCATCACCTATACACCAACCACTCATCGCATCAGCAAGGCTAAGAAGGGAAAGCGCGTACATGCCTGTCAATACCCAGCATGTGGAAAGGTCGCAACCATATACACCCGTCGGATCAACCAAACTAACTGTCTTGCAGGTTTTCACCAGGGCGGAGCACCGAAGACGCCATGAGCTGAATCATAACCCCGAGGCATCCTACCGCTGCCCAACGCAAGGATGTAAGAAGGCATTCCACCGTGCTGATCTACTTGCACGTCACATAGAGAGACAGTAAGTACTTTCAAGAAGCTTTGGGCGAGATGGCGCATACTCACAAGAATGACAGCGAACTCGAATCGCAATCAGAGCAGTCCTCGTGGGAATCCAACCCCCCAGAGCTCATCGTGCCCGAGTCCGCTGTCCCGCGCTGTCTGTCCATGGATCACGGAATGACATTGGCCACCGCCTCTCATTCACACTCCATGTCCATCGGCTCCCTCGTAGCTCCTGGGATTCACCCGGATCTGGCCAACACTGACTGCTCATTGATGTGGAGCGGGGTTGACTTGCCCTTACAGCCCCGCCCAGTCTTCCATAGCCAGCTCCCCGACTCCGTTGACGACAGCCCATTTTACTCTTCCCCCGCAGAGACATGTCCCTCAcctctgtcggatgcgacgttctctcttcctccccATTCTAGCTCCTCCATCTCTTCTGCGTATGTGTCCGTGATCGACCAGTACCCGAAGAATATCCTCAAGGGCGACGTCAATTCGTCCCCGCTTCAGATGCACAATTCCCCCCGCTGGGAGATTGATGCTGGCATGCCGCAGTCGCATCTAGTTGCCATACCAATGGAGGAGAATATGATCCAGCCAGTGAGTTGCCTTTGCGGTTATTCAGGATGACCATTGACGAATCCGTTTTTGAGTCCGTTCAGTGCCACAACCATTCTCCTGCGTGGTCCAGCGCAGACTGCCTTCCCTACGAGGACCAAGTCCACTCTCTGCACCAGTTCCAGCCTCGGAGCTGGATGTGAAAAGATTCCCCCAAGCCAGTCGATCAAAACCAAATTGATCCTTGACAGCCGAATGTGATGACTACACGACAACCCGGGCATTAATCTTCATCTGAAACTAGCGCGGATGATCCAACAGCCGTAGAAAACCTTGGACTCCATGAAAACGACACCAGCGGTGGGTCCAAGGGACGGGACTCCCGAGGGCCACTGGCCTGAGACGGTCTCGACTCCTGAGGAATGGTTCAATAGTCATTTACTAGGGCTCTCCATCTGTCTCCATTATTGCCCGGAGTGTGACCCTCTGGACTCCGGGTCCAGTCGCGGTCGGTTCCGCGCCCATGCACAATTCTTCCAAATAGAAAGACCAACGATAACCGATTTGCAGTCGGTTAGTCGATTCGTTGGTCTTACATCCCAGATACGGACGGGGTGCTAGATTTTTGTTGTCTTTGACTTGTTTCTTTATGCGTGATTTCCGGCGACACGATTACGATTGTTCCATTTGCTATTCATGTCTACTATACCATTTATACCCCTGCAGGTCATTGAAAAGTACAGTTCATTTTTGGGATCGTCTcacctcccccccccccccccccggctTAACGTATAGCTCCAACTCCGATGGAATGACACAAATCCTCTCCATAAAGTTCCACTCAATTCAACCATCCGTGAACCCGATCTCTGATCCAACGGAAATGGGCTCCGAAATCAACTTCGGCGTATGGAAAGCGGAACAAAGCCGACTTCCACTTCCCACGGTTGGCCCTTTCTGTGTGTCATGCTGTAACCGAACCCCTCCGGAAGACATTGTGCGCCAGGGCTGGAGATCGAATCCCGATTTGAAGATTACGATGTCCCACGAACATCATGCAATACCAGGAGAATATCCACACCAACTCAATTTGTAAACCCGCCACTTCAAAGAATCAACCTTTCTCGGCCGGGTACCCGAGATCCTAGACTCTCACACCTATGCCGAAAGACTCGACCAACTCCACTTGATGTTCCCGGACGCCCCCGGAAACTTACTTGGTAACCAACGCTGAATAGGGACCGGACCAAGCGGTACCCAGGCTATTCTCAATGTGGTAAACAGCCCTGCCCTTCTCCTCCCTGTTCTATCCACAGTTCGATTCGCCAAATTGATCCCGGGCCTCCGGGGAGTAAATTTGAATCTGGCGTTCCTGTCGGGATCTGGACTCTTCGCGGTTCGGCTATTTGGTCAATTTTCACCGTGTGTGGAGAATTGATAAGCTTTTGGGCTTCGATCTGGAAGTGTCTTGGAACTATTTTGGTGCCTATGAAGATGGATTGATTCGAGATGGAGCGTTTGACGGCGGATATTCAATTGCTGTAGGATTCTTAAGTATGCTGGCAATGTCCTTTTTATTGGTTGGAATTGAAATATTCTTGCTTTGTTTATCCCATCTCCCGAGTGCTCTCTAATGCGAAGCTCAGCTATAGGGCACGGTTGGTCTGGCGTGTCGATCAGGGGTGAGCTTTGATTGGGTTCTGGATATGGTGTATGCCGTTTTTAGCATGTAATACGAGCATTGGTGTGATGGATATTGTATGCTGTAGTTGTGTAGGTGATAGAAAACAACTTCGAATGGTCTGCTTATACTAGAATAGAGTCGTTCTTATCTGACCCAGATTTAAATTGGGCAAAAGGCCGCCTAATCATTAGAGTAATCGATTCTACTTCGGCAGAGAGATAGGATGAAAGGGCTATGGGTTCGTtgaaaaatcaaaaagaaacagaaaccGGCATCAAAACCTCGAAATTTAGGATAGCGAATCACTTGTGACTGTATACATTGTCTACAATTGAGTGTTGATCTTCCATTCTCAAGGATATCTCTAGAGTAAAGGGAACGCCATACCATCGCCTCGAAGATCGCTGCCCGCAGCATAAACCAGCTTCCCACCATCGTAGTACGAACGAATGATCTGGCCGCGACCAAACTTAGCCCGCTTCCACCCACTCAGTACCTCAATCTTGTGACCAAGACGACGCAGTCCCTCAACAGCGGCATCACTGATCCCCTCCTCAACCCATACTGTGCGATCAGTACTCTCCTCATTCGGTGCAGCAAGACAGAAGCGCGGTGAATCGAGCGCTGCCTGGGGATGGTACCCAAAGGCAAGCATGTTGAGCATAACCTGCACATGGCCCTGCGGCTGCATAAAGCCACCCATGACTCCGTAAACGGAGTGCAAGGAGCCATCGGAGGTATTAGTGACAAGGGCAGGGATGATAGTGTGGTATGGCCGCTTGAGCGGAGCCAGGACATT
Proteins encoded:
- a CDS encoding Zinc finger, C2H2, whose translation is MTRGSTKRTSPSHIVSVLNPPSISSSPEPQEGALKSNMTGRKNNSRKNAPDTITYTPTTHRISKAKKGKRVHACQYPACGKVFTRAEHRRRHELNHNPEASYRCPTQGCKKAFHRADLLARHIERHELESQSEQSSWESNPPELIVPESAVPRCLSMDHGMTLATASHSHSMSIGSLVAPGIHPDLANTDCSLMWSGVDLPLQPRPVFHSQLPDSVDDSPFYSSPAETCPSPLSDATFSLPPHSSSSISSAYVSVIDQYPKNILKGDVNSSPLQMHNSPRWEIDAGMPQSHLVAIPMEENMIQPCHNHSPAWSSADCLPYEDQVHSLHQFQPRSWM